A DNA window from Myxocyprinus asiaticus isolate MX2 ecotype Aquarium Trade chromosome 15, UBuf_Myxa_2, whole genome shotgun sequence contains the following coding sequences:
- the mtx1a gene encoding metaxin-1a: MAAPCELFCWKAGLGLPSVNTDCLIVLAYARFAGAPLKIHKISNPWRSPTGSLPALRTREEGSCSQPSQIIIQLRKQKYNADYDLSAKEGADTLAFISLLEERLLPALIYTLWIDPKNYVEVTRHWYAENICFPLNFFLPGRMQNRQLERLRLIRGNSALEAGEEAEKELYRDALECLNLLSQRLGSNKFFFGDSPSSLDAYVFGHLAPLIKIRLPNCQLQQHLKDLENLNTFCSNILSLYFPSEGREDAGRLVSSTQQESDFDNEPYKRCKQLLSVLVAVAAMLSYAFFTGIVAIEHVQEEGPGGPASLKGPAHEEEEEG, from the exons GCATATGCTCGCTTTGCTGGAGCTCCGCTCAAAATTCACAAGATTTCCAACCCCTGGAGGAGCCCCACAG GTTCACTTCCAGCTCTCAGGACCAGAGAGGAAGGCAGCTGCTCCCAACCCAGTCAGATCATCATCCAGTTGAGGAAACAG AAATACAATGCAGACTATGATCTGTCGGCCAAAGAGGGTGCAGACACGCTGGCCTTCATCTCACTGTTGGAGGAGCGACTGTTACCCGCGCTG ATCTACACATTATGGATCGATCCTAAGAACTACGTGGAGGTGACACGGCACTGGTATGCAGAGAATATCTGCTTCCCGCTCAACTTCTTTCTTCCGGGTCGTATGCAGAACAGACAACTGGAGCGACTTCGCCTGATCCGAGGAAACAGTGCACTGGAGGCGGGAGAGGAGGCAGAGAAGGAG CTTTACCGTGATGCTCTGGAGTGCCTGAATCTTCTCTCGCAACGCCTGGGATCGAACAAATTTTTCTTCGGAGATTC gccCTCTTCCCTGGATGCATACGTGTTTGGTCATCTAGCTCCACTTATAAAGATTCGGCTGCCCAACTGTCAGTTGCAACAGCACTTGAAGGATCTAGAAAACTTGAACACATTTTGCTCTAACATTCTGAGCCTGTACTTCCCCAGCGAGGGCAGAG AGGATGCTGGTCGTCTGGTATCCAGCACACAGCAGGAGAGCGACTTTGACAATGAGCCATACAAGAGATGCAAGCAGCTGCTGTCAGTGCTGGTTGCTGTGGCAGCAATGTTGAGCTACGCTTTCTTTACTGGAATAGTTGCTATCGAGCATGTGCAGGAGGAGGGGCCTGGAGGCCCCGCCTCTCTCAAAGGCCCCGCCcatgaggaagaagaggagggcTGA